One window of the Amycolatopsis mediterranei genome contains the following:
- a CDS encoding formate/nitrite transporter family protein, translated as MPVPIAEALSVQADAARSKIGELRRPGRYLVSSALAGAYIGVAVVLLLAVTGPLNAAQSPWTKLVQGLVFGIALTLVVFAGGELSTGNMMTMVQGMFAGRRGVGAGFAVIAGSFAGNLAGSVVFAWLVHESGILQAGATPGHAAPAAALLAATVKAKAAEPAVMLFFRGVLCNFLVCLAVWMAARTKSDGAKLTLIFWCLLAFIGSGFEHVVANMTVFSLGMFEDVPGATFGAFAVNLVLVGLGNLVGGGVLVGAGYGFLGRGGSAPAAEPRPVGEALEPVSA; from the coding sequence GTGCCCGTCCCGATTGCCGAAGCCCTCAGTGTCCAGGCGGACGCCGCCCGAAGCAAGATCGGCGAGCTGCGCCGGCCAGGCCGGTACCTGGTGAGCTCGGCGCTGGCGGGTGCCTACATCGGAGTCGCCGTCGTACTGCTGCTCGCGGTGACAGGACCGCTCAACGCGGCACAGTCGCCGTGGACGAAACTCGTGCAGGGGCTGGTGTTCGGGATCGCCTTGACGCTGGTGGTGTTCGCGGGCGGTGAGCTGTCGACCGGGAACATGATGACGATGGTGCAGGGCATGTTCGCGGGCCGTCGCGGAGTGGGCGCCGGGTTCGCGGTGATCGCGGGATCGTTCGCAGGCAACCTGGCCGGCTCGGTCGTGTTCGCCTGGCTGGTCCACGAAAGCGGAATCCTGCAGGCCGGAGCCACTCCCGGGCACGCCGCACCCGCGGCCGCGCTGCTGGCGGCGACGGTGAAGGCCAAGGCCGCGGAGCCGGCGGTGATGCTGTTCTTCCGTGGCGTGTTGTGCAACTTCCTGGTATGCCTCGCGGTCTGGATGGCCGCGCGGACGAAGTCGGACGGCGCGAAGCTGACGCTGATCTTCTGGTGCCTGCTGGCGTTCATCGGCTCCGGGTTCGAGCACGTGGTGGCCAACATGACGGTGTTCTCCCTCGGCATGTTCGAGGACGTGCCGGGTGCGACTTTCGGGGCTTTCGCGGTGAACTTGGTGCTGGTCGGTCTGGGCAACCTTGTCGGTGGTGGCGTGCTCGTCGGCGCGGGTTACGGCTTCCTCGGTCGCGGCGGCTCCGCTCCGGCGGCCGAACCCCGCCCGGTCGGTGAGGCCCTCGAACCCGTCTCCGCGTAG
- a CDS encoding SLC13 family permease, with amino-acid sequence MSTVIAVTVFVVAYLFIATEKIPKMAAALGGAGVVLALGVSGSEDAFFSEDTGVDWNVIFLLLGMMIIVGILRRTGVFEYVAIWAAKRAKGSPLRVMILLCLITAVASAFLDNVTTVLLIAPVTLLVCDRLDIKPVPFLIAEVLASNIGGTATLIGDPPNIIIGSRAGLAFNDFLVNLAPLVAIELVVFTLVLPRLFRGSFTVDPARVADVMALNEREAIQKPELLIKCGVVLLAVFAGFVLHSVIHIEPSIVALLGAGVLVLISGAEPKQYLAGVEWETLLFFAGLFIMIGALVKTGVIGTLARLAADATGGNALLAVTLILGVSAVLSGVIDNIPYVATMSPLVLALTEDIPDPAHSEALWWSLAIGADFGGNMTAVGASANVVMLGIAARSGSPISFWEFTKKGAVVTVITVLVAAPYLWLRYFVFA; translated from the coding sequence ATGAGCACCGTCATCGCCGTCACCGTGTTCGTGGTCGCCTACCTCTTCATCGCGACCGAGAAGATCCCGAAGATGGCCGCCGCGCTCGGCGGCGCCGGGGTCGTGCTCGCGCTGGGCGTGAGCGGCTCGGAAGACGCGTTCTTCTCCGAAGACACCGGCGTCGACTGGAACGTCATCTTCCTGCTGCTCGGCATGATGATCATCGTCGGCATCCTGCGCCGGACCGGCGTCTTCGAGTACGTCGCGATCTGGGCGGCGAAACGGGCCAAGGGCTCGCCGCTGCGGGTGATGATCCTGCTGTGCCTGATCACCGCGGTCGCTTCGGCGTTCCTGGACAACGTCACGACCGTCCTGCTGATCGCCCCGGTGACGCTGCTGGTCTGCGACCGGCTGGACATCAAACCGGTCCCGTTCCTCATCGCCGAGGTGCTCGCCTCCAACATCGGCGGCACGGCAACGTTGATCGGTGACCCGCCGAACATCATCATCGGCAGCCGCGCGGGCCTGGCGTTCAACGACTTCCTGGTCAACCTGGCCCCGCTCGTGGCGATCGAACTGGTCGTGTTCACCCTGGTCCTGCCGCGGTTGTTCCGCGGCTCGTTCACGGTCGACCCGGCGAGGGTGGCCGACGTGATGGCGCTCAACGAACGCGAAGCGATCCAGAAACCTGAACTGCTAATCAAATGCGGCGTCGTGCTGCTCGCGGTGTTCGCCGGTTTCGTGCTGCACTCGGTGATCCACATCGAGCCGTCGATCGTGGCTCTGCTCGGCGCCGGCGTCCTCGTGCTGATCTCCGGAGCCGAGCCGAAGCAGTACCTCGCCGGCGTCGAATGGGAAACCCTGCTGTTCTTCGCCGGGTTGTTCATCATGATCGGCGCGCTGGTCAAGACCGGGGTCATCGGGACGCTCGCCCGCCTCGCCGCCGACGCCACCGGCGGCAACGCCCTGCTCGCGGTGACGCTCATCCTGGGCGTGTCGGCGGTGCTGTCGGGCGTCATCGACAACATCCCGTATGTGGCGACGATGAGTCCGCTGGTGCTCGCCCTCACTGAGGACATCCCCGATCCGGCGCATTCCGAGGCGCTGTGGTGGTCGCTGGCGATCGGCGCCGACTTCGGCGGCAACATGACGGCGGTCGGCGCCAGTGCCAACGTCGTCATGCTGGGTATCGCCGCCCGCTCCGGTTCGCCGATCTCGTTTTGGGAATTCACCAAGAAGGGCGCGGTCGTCACCGTGATCACCGTGCTGGTCGCGGCACCGTACCTGTGGCTGCGCTACTTCGTTTTCGCCTGA
- a CDS encoding CBS domain-containing protein yields MHAAEMAEEYPVVELDSDALDAARLLAERRLPGLVVTDKTGCPQSVLPASQVVQFLIPNYVRDDPSLAGVLNESMADRVADKLAGKTVRSLLPEKATELPRVSSDDTIVEVAAMMARLRCPLVAVMEGKTLLGVVSASRLLELALAPH; encoded by the coding sequence ATGCACGCCGCCGAGATGGCCGAGGAATACCCGGTCGTGGAGCTGGACTCCGACGCGCTGGACGCCGCCCGGCTGCTGGCCGAGCGGCGGCTGCCCGGCCTGGTCGTGACCGACAAGACGGGCTGCCCGCAGTCGGTGCTGCCGGCCTCGCAGGTGGTGCAGTTCCTCATCCCGAACTACGTGCGCGACGACCCTTCGCTGGCCGGGGTGCTGAACGAGTCGATGGCCGATCGGGTCGCGGACAAGCTGGCCGGCAAGACTGTGCGCTCGCTGCTGCCGGAGAAGGCCACCGAGCTGCCCCGGGTGAGCTCCGACGACACGATCGTCGAGGTCGCGGCGATGATGGCCCGGCTGCGGTGTCCGCTGGTCGCGGTCATGGAGGGCAAGACGCTGCTCGGCGTGGTTTCGGCGTCCCGGCTGCTCGAGCTGGCGCTGGCGCCGCACTGA
- a CDS encoding cation:proton antiporter, translating to MALILAFGVVLLISVSLSGVAARTILSTALLFLLAGALIGQGGFGLVEIHPRDPLVTALADIALFTVLFTDGQRASLPALREGWRLSGRALGLGMPLTMIGVAVPAHFLVGLDWPTALLVGAILSPTDPVFAAAIVGRDDVPLRLRRLLNVESGLNDGLALPFVLIFLATAAHTESDLGTVALELVLGLVLGIAVPALVCLAWRLKVLTAEPRLQALGPLAIAVMLYAGCHLTHANPYLAAFAAGSTLATMDKVAAEHFEPLGDLLSEITKFAALLVFGALITPDRLSHLSVGAWVVAVLAIVLVRPAAVLLSLLRTPMSGRERSTAAWFGPKGFASVVYGLLALQSGIPDSELVFDLVAVTIALSIVLHSSTDVPIAKALRVEPPDNLPTGHATRAEDRQETDRRSP from the coding sequence ATGGCGCTCATCTTGGCGTTCGGCGTCGTGCTGTTGATCAGCGTGTCGCTGTCCGGCGTCGCCGCCCGCACGATCCTGTCGACGGCGTTGCTGTTCCTGCTGGCCGGAGCCCTGATCGGGCAGGGCGGGTTCGGGCTGGTCGAGATCCATCCCCGCGATCCGCTGGTCACCGCGCTGGCGGACATCGCGCTCTTCACCGTCCTGTTCACCGACGGCCAGCGAGCGAGCCTGCCGGCACTGCGGGAAGGCTGGCGGCTCTCCGGCCGGGCGCTCGGGCTGGGGATGCCGCTGACCATGATCGGCGTGGCCGTGCCGGCGCACTTCCTCGTCGGGCTGGACTGGCCGACCGCGTTGCTGGTCGGGGCGATCCTGTCGCCGACGGACCCGGTGTTCGCGGCGGCGATCGTCGGGCGTGACGACGTGCCGTTGCGGCTGCGGCGGCTGCTCAACGTCGAGTCCGGCCTCAACGACGGCCTGGCGCTGCCGTTCGTGCTGATCTTCCTGGCCACCGCCGCGCACACCGAGTCCGATCTGGGCACGGTCGCGCTCGAACTCGTGCTCGGGCTGGTGCTGGGTATTGCGGTGCCGGCGCTGGTGTGCCTGGCGTGGCGGCTCAAGGTGCTCACCGCCGAACCGCGGCTGCAAGCGCTCGGACCGTTGGCGATCGCCGTGATGCTCTACGCGGGGTGTCATCTCACGCACGCGAACCCGTACCTGGCCGCGTTCGCCGCCGGCTCGACGCTGGCGACGATGGACAAGGTCGCGGCCGAGCACTTCGAACCGCTGGGTGACTTGCTGTCGGAGATCACGAAGTTCGCCGCGCTGCTGGTGTTCGGCGCCCTGATCACCCCCGACCGGCTGTCGCACCTGAGCGTCGGCGCGTGGGTCGTCGCCGTGCTGGCGATCGTGCTGGTCCGGCCGGCCGCCGTGCTGCTGTCGCTGCTGCGCACCCCGATGTCGGGGCGGGAACGCTCGACCGCGGCGTGGTTCGGGCCGAAAGGGTTCGCGTCGGTGGTTTACGGACTGCTCGCGTTGCAATCCGGAATTCCGGACAGCGAGCTGGTGTTCGACCTCGTCGCCGTGACGATCGCGTTGTCGATCGTGCTGCACTCCTCGACCGACGTCCCCATCGCCAAGGCGCTTCGAGTCGAGCCCCCGGACAACCTGCCCACCGGCCACGCCACCCGCGCCGAGGACCGTCAAGAAACCGACAGGAGAAGCCCATGA